Proteins from a single region of Haloarcula laminariae:
- a CDS encoding UPF0175 family protein — protein sequence MKTVTTRIPEDDEEALSALEEELTADRSEVLRRLIRQGLTDWRQEKALEQLREHTITLRRAAEIADVTYVEMLSLAAEEGIDTGYTTDELERDLGRI from the coding sequence ATGAAAACCGTCACGACTCGAATACCCGAAGACGATGAAGAGGCTTTGTCCGCACTTGAAGAAGAGCTCACCGCAGACCGCTCGGAGGTGCTGCGCCGGCTCATCCGACAAGGCCTCACAGACTGGCGCCAGGAGAAGGCACTTGAACAGCTGCGAGAGCATACCATCACCCTCCGTCGGGCGGCCGAGATTGCCGACGTGACGTACGTCGAAATGCTCTCTCTTGCCGCTGAGGAAGGTATCGATACCGGATACACGACTGACGAACTTG
- a CDS encoding ATP-binding protein, protein MTFYDRADELDALDTAFESPGHDFHVVYGRRRVGKTELLKEFCDDRPHIYFLAAQEAEDRQREKFVEKVADYFDDRVPRIDGWDEALDYLGDKLATERLVVVIDEFPYLVDENDSLPSYLQSFVDEQLQDTDSMLVLCGSSVSTMESEVLGHESPLYGRRTRQIDVQPFSFQQARDVIAYDIEDAIRSFAVTGGTPMYLTLFDYDRSLDENIRTQILSPTAVLYNEPEFLLRTELRKPARYMSILEAVATGHTTPNEIAGTTGIDSGPLSKYLQTLRRLRLIDRDVPVTASAKQSKRSRYRVADEFLRFWFRFVEPNRSSIEEAPEIVYDGTIEPNLPDHVATTFEDICLEGVWEAIRRSELGPYAEVGRWWYGEDEIDIVGLAPDDDRILLAECKWTTEPVGHSLVSSLRDKADRVRWGSPTRDEEFALFSRSGFVEGLADDLNDNWSLFSPEDLKNLFAAEK, encoded by the coding sequence ATGACCTTTTACGATCGGGCGGACGAGCTCGACGCCCTCGACACGGCGTTCGAGTCACCGGGTCACGACTTCCACGTCGTCTACGGCCGACGCCGCGTCGGGAAAACCGAACTCCTCAAGGAATTCTGTGATGATCGACCGCACATCTACTTCCTGGCGGCCCAGGAAGCCGAAGACCGACAGCGCGAGAAGTTCGTCGAGAAGGTCGCTGACTACTTCGACGACCGCGTCCCCCGCATCGACGGCTGGGACGAGGCCCTTGACTACCTCGGCGACAAACTCGCTACTGAACGCCTCGTTGTCGTCATCGACGAGTTCCCCTACCTCGTCGATGAGAACGACTCGCTTCCGTCCTACCTCCAGTCCTTCGTCGATGAGCAACTCCAAGATACGGACTCGATGCTGGTACTGTGTGGCTCCAGCGTGAGTACGATGGAGTCAGAGGTACTCGGCCACGAGAGCCCATTGTATGGTCGTCGAACGCGGCAGATCGACGTGCAGCCCTTCTCATTCCAGCAAGCCCGAGACGTAATCGCATACGATATCGAGGACGCGATCCGGTCGTTCGCGGTCACTGGTGGAACGCCGATGTACCTCACACTCTTCGACTACGACCGATCCCTCGACGAGAACATCAGAACACAGATCCTCTCGCCGACAGCCGTACTCTACAACGAACCCGAGTTCCTGCTCCGGACTGAGCTGCGCAAGCCCGCCCGATATATGAGCATCCTCGAGGCTGTCGCCACCGGGCATACGACCCCCAACGAGATCGCCGGTACTACGGGAATCGATTCCGGTCCCTTATCGAAGTACCTCCAAACGCTCCGCCGTCTGCGTCTCATCGACCGCGACGTTCCAGTAACGGCTTCGGCAAAGCAGTCGAAGCGATCGCGGTACCGGGTTGCCGACGAGTTCCTTCGCTTCTGGTTTCGTTTCGTCGAGCCGAATCGCTCCAGTATCGAAGAGGCCCCAGAAATCGTCTACGACGGGACAATCGAACCCAATCTCCCCGATCACGTTGCAACGACATTTGAGGATATTTGTCTAGAAGGCGTGTGGGAAGCGATTCGGCGTAGCGAACTTGGACCGTACGCTGAGGTTGGGCGGTGGTGGTACGGAGAAGACGAAATCGACATTGTCGGCCTCGCTCCAGACGATGATCGTATTCTGCTCGCCGAGTGCAAATGGACGACTGAACCGGTGGGCCACTCACTCGTTAGCTCGCTGCGTGACAAAGCGGACCGCGTCCGGTGGGGATCGCCTACTCGGGACGAAGAGTTCGCCCTCTTCTCGAGGAGTGGCTTCGTCGAGGGGCTTGCCGATGATCTCAACGACAACTGGTCTCTGTTCAGTCCTGAGGACCTGAAGAACTTATTCGCGGCCGAGAAGTGA